The following coding sequences are from one Triticum aestivum cultivar Chinese Spring chromosome 5A, IWGSC CS RefSeq v2.1, whole genome shotgun sequence window:
- the LOC123102439 gene encoding heparanase-like protein 1, translated as MRLWSLLLLLVCLPTLILSEDYSDVTVIVRGSKTIAATSDEFICATLDWWPPEKCNYDQCPWGKASILNMDLTNPLLAKAIQAFSPLRIRVGGSLQDQVVYETPNLGSPCRPFTKASSGLFGFSKGCITMERWDAMNDLFLNTGAVITFGLNALRGRKQIRKGVWGGAWNSSNAQEFMEYTVSMNYPIDSWEFGNELSGSGIGASVGAEQYGKDLVALQKIVNQLYENSSKPLVLAPGGFYDKQWFAMLLDVSGPNVVRGMTHHIYNLGAGNDPHVANRILDPQHLSRVSDTFRDLQLTIQRHGPWSAPWVGEAGGAYNSGSRTVSNTFLDSFWYLDQLGQSAKYDTKVYCRQTLIGGNYGLLDTDTYVPNPDYYSALLWHRLMGNGVLSIDFGGTSYLRAYAHCGKQKGGIALLLINLSQNMGSMVTVRNDLNVGLAQGQGITRDSSFVHGLKRTVSWVGSKASDGLEKREEYHLTAEDGNRFARTMLLNGVPLELTEDGDIPPMYPVQVSASSPIYVAPLSIAFVVFPDFEADAC; from the exons ATGAGGTTGTggtctctccttcttcttcttgtttgcTTGCCTACGCTGATCCTGTCGGAAGATTACTCCGACGTAACCGTCATCGTACGGGGCTCCAAGACGATCGCTGCGACCAGTGATGAGTTTATTTGCGCTACCCTTGATTGGTGGCCTCCGGAGAAGTGCAACTATGATCAGTGCCCATGGGGAAAGGCTTCTATCTTGAATATG GACTTGACTAATCCGTTGCTAGCTAAAGCTATCCAGG CTTTTAGCCCACTACGCATCAGAGTCGGAGGCTCCTTACAAGATCAAGTGGTATATGAAACACCAAATTTAGGATCTCCATGCAGACCATTTACAAAGGCTTCAAGTGGCTTGTTTGGATTTTCTAAAGGATGCATAACCATGGAAAGATGGGATGCAATGAATGATCTGTTCCTCAATACAGG TGCAGTTATTACTTTTGGTCTTAATGCACTTCGAGGGCGAAAGCAGATACGTAAAGGTGTTTGGGGAGGTGCTTGGAATTCAAGCAATGCCCAGGAGTTTATGGAATATACTGTTTCAATGAACTATCCTATTGATTCATGGGAATTTG GTAATGAACTGAGTGGAAGTGGAATCGGTGCAAGCGTGGGAGCTGAACAATACGGAAAAGACCTGGTTGCACTTCAAAAGATCGTCAATCAGTTATATGAAAACTCTAGCAAACCATTGGTGCTAGCCCCAGGAGGATTCTAtgacaaacaatggtttgctatgCTCCTTGACGTCTCTGGGCCAAATGTTGTCAGAGGAATGACTCACCATATTTACAATCTTGGTGCTG GTAATGATCCACATGTGGCCAATAGAATCTTGGACCCGCAGCATTTAAGCAGGGTTTCAGACACATTCAGAGATCTCCAGCTCACGATACAACGACATGGACCATGGTCGGCTCCGTGGGTCGGGGAAGCTGGCGGAGCATATAACAGCGGCAGCCGTACCGTTTCCAATACTTTCCTGGATAGCTTCTG GTATCTTGATCAACTTGGTCAGTCAGCAAAGTATGACACCAAGGTCTACTGCAGACAGACTTTAATTGGAGGCAACTATGGCCTCCTCGACACCGATACTTACGTGCCGAACCCTGATTACTACAG TGCCTTGTTGTGGCATCGACTAATGGGGAATGGAGTTCTTTCCATAGACTTCGGTGGTACTTCATACTTGCGTGCCTATGCGCATTGCGGGAAGCAGAAG GGCGGTATCGCTCTCCTCTTGATCAACCTGAGCCAAAACATGGGGTCCATGGTCACCGTCAGGAATGACCTCAATGTCGGCCTAGCGCAAGGGCAGGGGATAACAAGGGACAGCTCCTTTGTTCATGGCCTGAAGAGGACGGTCTCCTGGGTCGGGAGCAAAGCCTCCGATGGGCTGGAGAAGAGGGAAGAGTACCACCTGACAGCTGAAGACGGGAACCGTTTTGCGCGCACCATGCTGCTGAATGGAGTTCCTCTGGAGCTCACTGAAGATGGTGACATCCCTCCGATGTACCCGGTGCAAGTTTCTGCCAGTTCACCTATCTATGTCGCGCCGCTGTCCATCGCCTTCGTCGTCTTCCCAGATTTTGAGGCTGATGCTTGCTAG